In the genome of Xyrauchen texanus isolate HMW12.3.18 chromosome 33, RBS_HiC_50CHRs, whole genome shotgun sequence, one region contains:
- the trim8b gene encoding E3 ubiquitin-protein ligase TRIM8b, with protein MAENWKNCLEEELVCPICLNVFSEPVQLPCKHNFCRMCINEAWSKDTGIVRCPECNHAYTQKPTLEKNHKLSNIVEKFNALNVEKTPAVLHCILCRRGPPLQAQKVCLRCNAPCCHSHVQTHLQQPSSNAGHLLVDAEDVRAWSCPQHDEYRLYHCETEHVAVCQYCCFSRCATNHGHAVCDIEVRRNDIRQMLIKQQDRIEDRVQDIEEQLYKLESDKCLLEDKVQHLKEEVQLQYQKMQQLLEEDLGRTLEVLDKAHSKFCQDNSAQALQLHQKQQEAKKLLSSIQMIFDKAEDIGFMKNTKSVKILMDRSQSYVGSTLSPYKVGSLNSKLFLSEISKREKNLCKILEAPFSAPANFFQSIPAYLCEKRRHSVAFPEGSGSSRAGASFMDSSSGPVAAKQPCLSLTQGSAPVEGQSSQQALGPCSSAQHVGSSSSASGSQPLPHSTSVFPHSHYPNSSASQLSQYGARKILMCTVDNCYCSGVPSVSNHRGHPPYPRSSSFPWPVSSQEYSHAPLPSTPAMSQPLQSLSMRDWIDASQSHRHSDFYSLYGQSSTKHYVTS; from the exons ATGGCAGAGAATTGGAAAAACTGTCTTGAGGAAGAGCTTGTATGCCCTATTTGTTTGAATGTCTTCTCGGAGCCAGTTCAGCTCCCTTGCAAACACAACTTTTGCCGAATGTGTATAAATGAGGCCTGGTCGAAAGATACAGGGATAGTTCGCTGTCCAGAGTGCAACCATGCCTACACTCAAAAACCAACTCTGGAGAAGAACCACAAACTGTCCAACATTGTGGAAAAGTTCAACGCGTTGAACGTTGAGAAGACACCAGCAGTCTTGCACTGCATCCTGTGTCGCCGTGGTCCTCCACTTCAAGCTCAGAAGGTTTGCCTTAGGTGTAATGCACCCTGCTGCCATTCTCACGTTCAGACCCATCTCCAACAACCTTCTTCCAATGCTGGACACTTATTGGTGGACGCCGAGGACGTTCGGGCCTGGAGTTGTCCACAGCATGATGAGTACAGACTGTATCATTGTGAAACTGAGCATGTGGCCGTGTGCCAGTACTGCTGCTTCTCCAGATGTGCTACCAACCATGGTCACGCTGTGTGCGATATAGAAGTCCGACGTAACGATATCAGG CAAATGCTGATTAAACAGCAGGACCGGATTGAGGACCGGGTACAAGACATAGAGGAGCAACTCTACAAACTGGAATCTGACAAATGTCTCTTGGAA GACAAAGTGCAACACCTGAAGGAGGAGGTGCAGCTGCAGTATCAGAAGATGCAGCAGCTCTTAGAGGAAGATCTGGGGAGGACCCTGGAGGTTCTGGATAAGGCCCATTCTAAGTTCTGCCAGGATAACTCAGCACAGGCCCTccagcttcatcagaaacagCAAGAGGCCAAGAAGCTGCTCAGCTCCATCCAGATGATTTTTGATAAGGCAGAGGACATCGGTTTTATGAAG AATACAAAGTCTGTGAAAATACTAATGGACAG GTCTCAGTCTTATGTGGGTAGCACATTGTCACCGTACAAAGTGGGCAGCCTCAACTCCAAACTCTTCCTGTCGGAAATCTCTAAAAGAGAGAAAAACCTCTGCAAGATTCTAGAAG CTCCATTCAGTGCTCCTGCAAACTTTTTCCAGAGTATCCCAGCATACCTGTGCGAGAAGCGCAGGCATTCTGTGGCGTTCCCTGAAGGTAGCGGAAGCAGCCGAGCAGGGGCTAGCTTCATGGACTCTTCATCAGGCCCTGTGGCTGCTAAGCAACCTTGCCTGAGTCTCACTCAGGGCTCTGCCCCGGTTGAGGGCCAGTCCTCCCAGCAAGCTCTGGGGCCATGCAGCTCTGCCCAGCACGTAGGAAGCAGCAGCTCAGCATCTGGCTCTCAACCCTTACCACACTCCACCTCTGTGTTCCCTCACTCCCATTACCCAAACAGCAGTGCCTCTCAGCTGTCCCAGTACGGAGCACGGAAGATCCTGATGTGCACCGTTGATAACTGTTACTGCTCAGGGGTGCCCTCCGTGTCCAACCACCGTGGACATCCACCCTACCCTCGCTCCAGTTCCTTCCCCTGGCCAGTGAGCTCGCAGGAGTACTCGCATGCCCCTTTGCCCTCCACCCCTGCCATGTCCCAGCCTCTCCAGAGCCTGTCCATGCGCGACTGGATCGATGCCTCGCAGTCGCACAGGCACTCTGACTTCTACAGCCTGTACGGCCAGTCTTCCACCAAGCATTATGTCACCAGTTAA